The Panicum hallii strain FIL2 chromosome 9, PHallii_v3.1, whole genome shotgun sequence genome has a window encoding:
- the LOC112877887 gene encoding protein NPGR1 isoform X1 — protein MPKMSAIMLCTCSGDQSKFEDLPRSPESLATRDFSANGSSSKMASRETTPDDSQVNEVESDLKETLSLNYEEARALLGRLEHQRGNFDAALQVLQGIDIRSLRPRMTIAIAESIKPRVPPRSSRRKSSQVNGMSTHMSMHSVSLLLEAILLKAKSLDTLGRVTDAAEECRTIIDIIESAWPYGVPDGTAEECKLIDIFHLALEYLPKLWMRSGCFDEAIIAYRKALTKPWNLDSQRSANLQKDLAVTLLYCGVEVKFPQEFSQERNLVSPGNNIEEAILLLLILTRKLSLQEIKWDPELVNHLMYALSLSGHYEVMASHLEMLLPGTYTRSERWYILALCYSAAGMDDSALNIIRNGVCVLERKGKPHIPSLLLGAKLCCKNPKHAAEGIKFANKAMKSFRSCDMHFISIVNHFLGVCHGPFSRSSTSDLDRSRLQDDALRLLQDAAAMAKYNPGILYSLAWENAMQRKLNAAVESATECLEMVMGGSVSAWKLLILILSAQQNLQEAEAVADFAMNEAEKDDQLDILRLKAQIQASRGQFKSAVESFRVLLSTIQVKKEVWKSTTCKEVKSLQKLEMDAWLDLASIYTKLEAWHDSNICLDKAISLDFFYPKCWHVRGLLLDSQSLHQEALMVFSFALSIDPDYVPSMVCMAEILRNIGGNSLSIARTFLRNALRLEPTNHRAWLSLGLVLKAEGSLLEAADCFQAAYELRELSPIQDFSKQLPIMLH, from the exons ATGCCAAAGATGTCTGCGATCATGTTATGTACTTGCAGCGGGGACCAGTCCAAGTTTGAAGATCTTCCTCGATCGCCAGAATCTCTTGCGACACGTGATTTCTCAGCAAATGGCTCTTCTTCAAAGATGGCAAGTCGTGAAACAACTCCTGATGATAGCCAAGTAAATGAAGTAGAATCAGACCTAAAAGAGACCCTTTCACTAAATTATGAG GAGGCTCGGGCATTGTTAGGTAGACTGGAACATCAGAGAGGGAACTTTGATGCAGCATTGCAAGTTCTTCAGGGAATTGATATAAGAAGCCTGAGACCACGAATGACCATTGCTATTGCTGAAAGTATCAAGCCTAGAGTGCCACCACGCTCTTCAAGAAGGAAATCCTCACAAGTGAATGGAATGTCAACGCATATGTCCATGCACTCTGTAAGCTTGCTTCTAGAGGCCATATTGCTTAAAGCAAAATCTTTGGACACCCTTGGTAGAGTAACAG ATGCTGCAGAAGAATGTAGAACGATCATAGACATTATAGAGTCTGCATGGCCATATGGTGTTCCGGATGGTACTGCTGAAGAGTGTAAGCTAATAGACATATTCCATTTGGCCCTAGAATATCTTCCTAAACTGTGGATGAGGAGTGGTTGTTTTGATGAAGCCATCATCGCATATCGGAAAGCTCTTACAAAACCATGGAATCTAGATTCTCAAAGGTCTGCCAACTTACAAAAAGATTTGGCAGTGACTCTGCTGTATTGTGGTGTTGAAGTGAAGTTCCCTCAAGAATTTTCTCAGGAAAGGAATCTGGTGAGCCCTGGGAACAATATAGAGGAAGCAATTTTGTTGTTACTCATACTGACAAGAAAACTATCCCTCCAAGAAATAAAATGGGATCCTGAACTtgtgaaccatctgatgtatgCACTGTCATTATCTGGGCACTATGAAGTTATGGCCAGCCATCTAGAAATGTTGTTGCCTGGAACCTACACCAGATCAGAGAGATGGTATATCCTTGCACTTTGCTATAGTGCAGCTGGCATGGATGATAGTGCATTAAACATTATAAGGAATGGTGTTTGTGTACTGGAGAGAAAGGGAAAGCCTCATATTCCATCTCTTCTTTTAGGAGCAAAACTATGCTGTAAGAACCCAAAGCATGCTGCTGAAGGGATAAAATTTGCAAATAAAGCCATGAAGTCTTTCAGAAGTTGTGACATGCATTTCATCAGCATTGTAAACCATTTTCTTGGCGTTTGTCATGGACCTTTTTCTAGGTCCTCCACCTCAGACTTGGACAGATCGAGATTACAAGATGATGCACTAAGGCTGCTGCAGGATGCTGCTGCAATGGCAAAGTATAATCCTGGAATATTGTATAGCCTTGCTTGGGAAAATGCAATGCAACGGAAACTCAATGCAGCTGTTGAAAGTGCAACAGAGTGTCTTGAGATGGTGATGGGAGGTTCCGTTAGTGCCTGGAAATTATTAATTCTTATATTATCTGCACAGCAAAATCTACAAGAAGCTGAAGCAGTAGCGGATTTTGCAATGAATGAAGCTGAGAAAGATGATCAGTTGGACATTTTGAGACTGAAAGCGCAAATTCAAGCTTCCCGTGGACAGTTCAAGTCTGCAGTGGAATCTTTTCGGGTTTTGCTTTCGACTATCCAAGTAAAGAAGGAAGTCTGGAAGTCGACCACTTGTAAGGAG GTTAAATCCCTACAGAAGTTGGAGATGGACGCATGGTTAGATTTGGCGTCAATATACACAAAGCTCGAGGCATGGCATGACTCAAACATCTGTCTTGACAAAGCCATATCGCTTGATTTCTTTTATCCCAAGTGTTGGCATGTCAGAG GTCTTCTACTGGATTCTCAATCCTTGCACCAGGAAGCCCTGATGGTGTTCTCATTTGCCCTCTCAATCGACCCAGATTACGTCCCGAGCATGGTTTGTATGGCAGAAATTCTTCGAAATATTGGAGGGAATTCGTTATCCATTGCAAGAACTTTCTTGCGCAATGCCCTCCGTTTGGAGCCTACAAACCACCGAGCTTGGTTGAGTCTTGGGCTTGTCCTGAAGGCTGAAGGATCGCTGCTGGAGGCTGCGGACTGCTTCCAAGCAGCGTACGAGCTCAGAGAGTTGTCACCCATTCAGGACTTCTCCAAGCAACTCCCCATCATGCTGCATTAG
- the LOC112877887 gene encoding protein NPGR1 isoform X2: MPKMSAIMLCTCSGDQSKFEDLPRSPESLATRDFSANGSSSKMASRETTPDDSQVNEVESDLKETLSLNYEEARALLGRLEHQRGNFDAALQVLQGIDIRSLRPRMTIAIAESIKPRVPPRSSRRKSSQVNGMSTHMSMHSVSLLLEAILLKAKSLDTLGRVTDAAEECRTIIDIIESAWPYGVPDGTAEESIIAYRKALTKPWNLDSQRSANLQKDLAVTLLYCGVEVKFPQEFSQERNLVSPGNNIEEAILLLLILTRKLSLQEIKWDPELVNHLMYALSLSGHYEVMASHLEMLLPGTYTRSERWYILALCYSAAGMDDSALNIIRNGVCVLERKGKPHIPSLLLGAKLCCKNPKHAAEGIKFANKAMKSFRSCDMHFISIVNHFLGVCHGPFSRSSTSDLDRSRLQDDALRLLQDAAAMAKYNPGILYSLAWENAMQRKLNAAVESATECLEMVMGGSVSAWKLLILILSAQQNLQEAEAVADFAMNEAEKDDQLDILRLKAQIQASRGQFKSAVESFRVLLSTIQVKKEVWKSTTCKEVKSLQKLEMDAWLDLASIYTKLEAWHDSNICLDKAISLDFFYPKCWHVRGLLLDSQSLHQEALMVFSFALSIDPDYVPSMVCMAEILRNIGGNSLSIARTFLRNALRLEPTNHRAWLSLGLVLKAEGSLLEAADCFQAAYELRELSPIQDFSKQLPIMLH; this comes from the exons ATGCCAAAGATGTCTGCGATCATGTTATGTACTTGCAGCGGGGACCAGTCCAAGTTTGAAGATCTTCCTCGATCGCCAGAATCTCTTGCGACACGTGATTTCTCAGCAAATGGCTCTTCTTCAAAGATGGCAAGTCGTGAAACAACTCCTGATGATAGCCAAGTAAATGAAGTAGAATCAGACCTAAAAGAGACCCTTTCACTAAATTATGAG GAGGCTCGGGCATTGTTAGGTAGACTGGAACATCAGAGAGGGAACTTTGATGCAGCATTGCAAGTTCTTCAGGGAATTGATATAAGAAGCCTGAGACCACGAATGACCATTGCTATTGCTGAAAGTATCAAGCCTAGAGTGCCACCACGCTCTTCAAGAAGGAAATCCTCACAAGTGAATGGAATGTCAACGCATATGTCCATGCACTCTGTAAGCTTGCTTCTAGAGGCCATATTGCTTAAAGCAAAATCTTTGGACACCCTTGGTAGAGTAACAG ATGCTGCAGAAGAATGTAGAACGATCATAGACATTATAGAGTCTGCATGGCCATATGGTGTTCCGGATGGTACTGCTGAAGAGT CCATCATCGCATATCGGAAAGCTCTTACAAAACCATGGAATCTAGATTCTCAAAGGTCTGCCAACTTACAAAAAGATTTGGCAGTGACTCTGCTGTATTGTGGTGTTGAAGTGAAGTTCCCTCAAGAATTTTCTCAGGAAAGGAATCTGGTGAGCCCTGGGAACAATATAGAGGAAGCAATTTTGTTGTTACTCATACTGACAAGAAAACTATCCCTCCAAGAAATAAAATGGGATCCTGAACTtgtgaaccatctgatgtatgCACTGTCATTATCTGGGCACTATGAAGTTATGGCCAGCCATCTAGAAATGTTGTTGCCTGGAACCTACACCAGATCAGAGAGATGGTATATCCTTGCACTTTGCTATAGTGCAGCTGGCATGGATGATAGTGCATTAAACATTATAAGGAATGGTGTTTGTGTACTGGAGAGAAAGGGAAAGCCTCATATTCCATCTCTTCTTTTAGGAGCAAAACTATGCTGTAAGAACCCAAAGCATGCTGCTGAAGGGATAAAATTTGCAAATAAAGCCATGAAGTCTTTCAGAAGTTGTGACATGCATTTCATCAGCATTGTAAACCATTTTCTTGGCGTTTGTCATGGACCTTTTTCTAGGTCCTCCACCTCAGACTTGGACAGATCGAGATTACAAGATGATGCACTAAGGCTGCTGCAGGATGCTGCTGCAATGGCAAAGTATAATCCTGGAATATTGTATAGCCTTGCTTGGGAAAATGCAATGCAACGGAAACTCAATGCAGCTGTTGAAAGTGCAACAGAGTGTCTTGAGATGGTGATGGGAGGTTCCGTTAGTGCCTGGAAATTATTAATTCTTATATTATCTGCACAGCAAAATCTACAAGAAGCTGAAGCAGTAGCGGATTTTGCAATGAATGAAGCTGAGAAAGATGATCAGTTGGACATTTTGAGACTGAAAGCGCAAATTCAAGCTTCCCGTGGACAGTTCAAGTCTGCAGTGGAATCTTTTCGGGTTTTGCTTTCGACTATCCAAGTAAAGAAGGAAGTCTGGAAGTCGACCACTTGTAAGGAG GTTAAATCCCTACAGAAGTTGGAGATGGACGCATGGTTAGATTTGGCGTCAATATACACAAAGCTCGAGGCATGGCATGACTCAAACATCTGTCTTGACAAAGCCATATCGCTTGATTTCTTTTATCCCAAGTGTTGGCATGTCAGAG GTCTTCTACTGGATTCTCAATCCTTGCACCAGGAAGCCCTGATGGTGTTCTCATTTGCCCTCTCAATCGACCCAGATTACGTCCCGAGCATGGTTTGTATGGCAGAAATTCTTCGAAATATTGGAGGGAATTCGTTATCCATTGCAAGAACTTTCTTGCGCAATGCCCTCCGTTTGGAGCCTACAAACCACCGAGCTTGGTTGAGTCTTGGGCTTGTCCTGAAGGCTGAAGGATCGCTGCTGGAGGCTGCGGACTGCTTCCAAGCAGCGTACGAGCTCAGAGAGTTGTCACCCATTCAGGACTTCTCCAAGCAACTCCCCATCATGCTGCATTAG
- the LOC112877889 gene encoding 40S ribosomal protein S3a, producing MAVGKNKRISKGKKGGKKKTVDPFAKKDWYDIKAPSVFSVRNIGKTLVSRTQGTKIASEGLKHRVFEVSLADLQSDEDQAYRKIRLRAEDVQGRNVLTNFWGMDFTTDKLRSLVKKWQTLIEAHVDVKTTDNYMLRLFCIGFTKRRPNQVKRTCYAQASQIRQIRRKMVEIMANQASTCDLKELVSKFIPEVIGKEIEKATSSIFPLQNVFIRKVKILKAPKFDLGKLMEVHGDYTKEDVGVKLERPAEGDEAVVGQEAAAAE from the exons aTGGCGGTGGGCAAGAACAAGCGGATCAGCAAAGGGAAGAAGGGTGGCAAGAAGAAGAC CGTCGATCCCTTCGCGAAGAAGGATTGGTATGATATCAAGGCGCCCTCCGTCTTCTCCGTGCGCAACATTGGAAAGACGCTCGTGTCCAGGACACAGGGTACTAAG ATTGCTTCCGAGGGTCTGAAGCACCGTGTCTTTGAGGTCTCCCTAGCTGATCTTCAGAGTGATGAAGACCAAGCCTACAGGAAGATCAGGCTCCGTGCTGAAGATGTCCAGGGTCGTAATGTCCTTACCAACTTCTGG GGAATGGATTTTACTACTGACAAGCTCCGGTCGCTAGTCAAGAAGTGGCAGACCTTGATTGAGGCCCATGTTGATGTTAAGACCACTGATAACTACATGCTGCGGCTCTTCTGCATCGGGTTTACAAAGAGGAGACCCAACCAAGTGAAGCGTACGTGCTATGCACAGGCCTCCCAGATCCGTCAG ATACGCCGTAAGATGGTTGAGATCATGGCCAACCAGGCCTCTACCTGTGACCTGAAGGAGTTGGTGTCCAAGTTTATTCCTGAGGTCATTGGCAAGGAGATTGAAAAGGCTACCTCAAGCATCTTCCCATTGCAAAATGTCTTCATCCGGAAGGTCAAGATCCTCAAGGCCCCCAAGTTCGACCTTGGGAAACTGATGGAG GTCCATGGGGATTACACAAAGGAGGACGTTGGTGTGAAGCTTGAGAGGCCTGCTGAGGGTGATGAGGCCGTGGTTGGCCAGGAGGCTGCTGCAGCTGAGTAG
- the LOC112873737 gene encoding elongin-C-like: protein MVGKGEAPAPREPEEEEEEDTGGVVKLISAEGFEFVIDKKAAMVSNTLRNMLTSPGGFSETRQGEVRFPEISTHILEKICQYFYWSLHYSSGKETAEFPIEPEITLDLMMAANYLDT, encoded by the exons ATGGTGGGCAAGGGAGAGGCCCCGGCTCCGCGTGagcccgaggaggaggaggaggaggacaccGGAGGCGTCGTCAAGCTCATCAGCGCCGAGGGTTTCGAGTTCGTCATCGACAAGAAGGCAGCCATGGTCTCCAACACCCTGCGCAACATGCTCACATCGCCAG GCGGCTTCTCCGAGACGCGCCAGGGCGAGGTCCGCTTCCCGGAGATCTCTACCCACATACTCGAGAAGATCTGCCAGTACTTCTACTGGTCGCTCCATTATTCCAG TGGGAAGGAGACGGCGGAGTTTCCAATTGAGCCCGAGATAACCCTGGACCTGATGATGGCAGCAAACTACCTGGACACTTGA